A section of the Clostridium felsineum DSM 794 genome encodes:
- a CDS encoding cation:proton antiporter, with protein MKILLDIALILVFTKIGALISTHFKMPGVLGELLAGVLLGPFVLNLIHESSDIKLLSDLGVIFLMFLAGVETNFEELKKAGKSSLLIAFGGVIIPLILGTFSAYMFFDNFYENLFIGVILTATSVSISVQTLTELGKLNTRSGINILGSAVIDDILGLILIATVLATSGGAKSGSSSLIITFIHIGIFCIVSILALYFLPKHIDKLINKFKPQAGLTLFSIAAALLCAFAAEELGIASITGAYICGLILSTTSHKEYLEKRIKIISSSFLSPIFFASVGISASVNGLNFEVILITLVMFSIAVIGKIVGCGLPAIALKFKKSEALQIGVGMVSRGEVAIITANMGLQAKIISEEVFLPTLIVVILTTIITPLLLKIVFSHKIEKHIDKNITV; from the coding sequence TTGAAAATTTTACTAGACATTGCTTTAATTTTAGTTTTTACAAAGATAGGTGCTTTAATTAGTACACATTTTAAAATGCCTGGAGTTCTTGGTGAACTCTTAGCTGGTGTGCTCCTTGGCCCTTTTGTTTTAAATCTTATTCACGAAAGTTCAGACATAAAACTTTTATCTGATTTAGGTGTCATATTCCTAATGTTTTTAGCAGGAGTCGAAACAAATTTTGAAGAATTAAAAAAAGCTGGTAAAAGTTCACTTTTAATTGCATTTGGCGGAGTTATCATACCCTTAATACTTGGAACATTTTCGGCTTATATGTTTTTTGACAATTTTTACGAGAACTTATTTATAGGGGTAATTTTAACTGCAACTAGTGTCAGCATCTCTGTTCAAACACTAACAGAACTAGGAAAATTAAATACACGTTCTGGAATAAATATATTAGGATCAGCTGTAATTGATGATATTTTAGGTCTTATTTTAATCGCAACTGTACTTGCAACCTCAGGAGGTGCTAAAAGTGGAAGTTCTTCACTAATAATCACCTTTATTCACATAGGTATATTTTGTATAGTGTCAATTTTAGCGCTTTATTTCTTGCCAAAACATATTGATAAATTAATAAATAAATTTAAACCTCAAGCAGGACTTACCCTTTTCTCTATAGCAGCTGCACTTCTTTGTGCTTTTGCAGCCGAAGAACTTGGAATCGCCTCAATAACTGGTGCTTACATATGTGGATTAATCCTATCTACTACAAGCCATAAGGAATATCTAGAAAAAAGAATAAAAATTATATCGAGTTCTTTTTTATCTCCTATTTTCTTTGCTTCAGTTGGAATATCTGCCAGTGTCAATGGCTTGAATTTTGAAGTGATTTTAATAACCTTAGTTATGTTTTCAATTGCTGTAATTGGTAAGATTGTTGGTTGTGGTTTGCCTGCTATCGCACTTAAATTCAAAAAAAGCGAGGCACTTCAAATTGGAGTTGGTATGGTTTCAAGAGGAGAAGTTGCTATAATAACTGCAAATATGGGGCTTCAGGCAAAAATTATATCTGAAGAAGTATTTTTACCTACTTTAATTGTAGTTATACTAACAACTATAATAACACCTTTACTTCTTAAAATAGTATTTTCACACAAGATAGAAAAACATATTGATAAAAACATCACAGTATGA
- a CDS encoding methyl-accepting chemotaxis protein, which produces MSKIKNIRVFKNLKISYGIIILFVLAIFSTISVGTISYLKLKSVNENVHTMSNVEVQGVDRIADIYGNVGTLRNTVTKLTDRKFDNSYVTEIEEINKAIVKSINEEISAIKDENGKRQAEALKSNFEKYKYFDDKLKDLRKVDQNPDQDFLDRHAKAGSNLTKSIKNLLKYHKNQAELMRVSSDKDFQNAVIMLFTIIILLVIIGSIISVAILTLIKSSIKDFTEAINEVSNGNLTVKVNTEGNSEFAILNKALHKTIESISKIMVKIKDNAKEINNQSVSLSAVSEEMSATTQEVTNAISEVASGSVSQAGELVDMTNVLNRFGSKIDGVVETVDGVNSTAKQISYKASLSNEQLQELISSVQNINKSFEDVVPKINNLVLSVDQINTITSLINGIADQTNLLALNAAIEASRAGEAGKGFAVVADEIRELAEQSKNSSTEISTLVEDIRKETKIVLTTTQDVNKNLNSQVSIIDNSISSFKEIINEIGSIIPQISEVSKSMESVTKDKGFIIEKTEGASSVAEENSASSEEINASTEQMAASSVEVANAAEKLSQSANVMVESIEEFKL; this is translated from the coding sequence ATGAGCAAGATTAAAAATATTAGAGTTTTTAAAAACCTAAAAATTAGCTATGGTATCATAATACTTTTTGTCTTAGCCATATTTTCAACAATTTCTGTTGGGACGATATCTTATTTAAAACTTAAGAGTGTAAATGAAAATGTTCATACTATGTCAAATGTAGAAGTTCAAGGGGTTGATAGGATAGCAGATATATATGGAAATGTGGGCACACTTCGTAATACGGTGACAAAGCTTACAGATAGAAAATTTGACAATTCATATGTAACAGAAATCGAGGAGATAAATAAAGCTATTGTTAAAAGTATTAATGAGGAGATATCGGCAATTAAAGACGAGAATGGTAAGAGACAAGCTGAAGCTTTAAAAAGTAATTTTGAAAAGTATAAATATTTTGATGACAAGTTAAAAGACTTAAGAAAGGTTGATCAAAATCCAGATCAGGACTTTTTAGACAGACATGCTAAAGCCGGAAGCAATCTCACAAAATCAATTAAGAATCTTTTGAAGTATCATAAAAATCAAGCTGAACTAATGAGAGTAAGCTCAGATAAAGATTTTCAAAATGCTGTAATTATGTTATTTACAATAATAATTCTTTTGGTAATTATAGGTTCAATAATATCAGTTGCAATATTGACTTTAATAAAAAGTTCTATTAAAGATTTTACAGAGGCTATAAATGAAGTATCTAATGGTAATCTTACTGTTAAAGTAAACACTGAAGGGAATAGTGAATTTGCAATTTTAAATAAGGCATTACATAAAACAATTGAATCAATTTCAAAAATAATGGTAAAAATAAAAGATAATGCAAAAGAAATAAACAATCAATCGGTTTCACTTTCAGCTGTATCAGAAGAAATGTCAGCAACTACACAGGAGGTAACTAATGCAATTAGTGAAGTAGCTAGCGGATCTGTAAGTCAAGCAGGTGAACTTGTTGATATGACAAATGTACTTAATAGATTTGGAAGTAAAATTGATGGAGTAGTAGAAACAGTAGATGGTGTTAATTCTACAGCCAAGCAAATTAGTTATAAGGCAAGTTTAAGTAATGAGCAATTACAAGAATTGATTTCATCAGTTCAAAATATCAATAAATCTTTTGAAGATGTTGTACCTAAAATTAATAATCTTGTATTAAGTGTAGATCAAATAAATACTATAACATCATTAATTAATGGCATAGCAGACCAAACTAATTTGTTAGCATTAAATGCCGCCATTGAGGCTTCAAGAGCTGGGGAAGCTGGTAAAGGCTTTGCTGTAGTTGCGGATGAGATAAGAGAATTAGCAGAACAAAGTAAAAACTCTTCTACTGAAATATCAACATTGGTTGAAGATATAAGAAAAGAAACAAAAATTGTGTTAACTACAACACAAGATGTAAATAAAAATTTGAATTCTCAAGTTAGTATAATAGACAATTCAATATCTTCGTTTAAGGAAATAATTAATGAAATTGGAAGTATAATACCTCAAATAAGCGAAGTTAGTAAATCTATGGAAAGCGTTACTAAAGATAAAGGATTTATTATAGAAAAGACTGAGGGAGCTTCCTCGGTAGCTGAAGAAAATTCAGCTTCATCTGAAGAGATAAATGCATCAACAGAGCAAATGGCGGCATCATCTGTTGAAGTGGCAAATGCCGCCGAAAAGTTATCTCAAAGTGCCAATGTTATGGTAGAATCAATAGAAGAATTTAAATTGTAA
- a CDS encoding chloride channel protein encodes MKYFKKFITEESILILSALKWIFLSAAIGALVGGLTTEFVKLINITIGFTFKFRYYYLFLPIGLFLSNFIINLLPEAKGHGTEKAIKSVNENKGNMDIKVVPIKLLTTLITIIFGGSVGLEGPATQIGGTISSFLGSSFKMNTADKRRLVVCGISAGFVSVFNAPIGAGIFACEVLYIGKLSYISLLPSLISSFTSYYTGLYLGNKPLSFPISYVPKNQFKAFVGVLIFSFIVGIASILFIKLVGSIDMFFRKLKIYPPLKGIIGGAIIIVLVTITGSTETLGIGDNVFTNAVLGTKTTSTLFLTKSLTTSLTLGCGGSGGILTPMLFIGSTLGNAFAQLIHSNLVFYSAIGMVAFLAACSNVPISSIVIAIELFGGNIGLYASIAIGVSYIIVGHTSIYPTQFIMTSKTPSLDVETNTSVNNSHSFNVSNKSHSFLKIINKFKH; translated from the coding sequence TTGAAATATTTTAAAAAATTTATAACAGAAGAATCCATTTTAATACTTAGTGCTTTGAAATGGATATTTTTATCTGCCGCAATAGGCGCATTAGTTGGAGGTTTAACAACTGAATTCGTTAAACTAATTAACATTACTATAGGTTTTACTTTTAAATTTCGTTATTATTATTTATTTCTACCAATAGGCTTATTTCTCAGTAATTTTATAATAAATTTATTACCTGAAGCAAAAGGTCATGGTACTGAGAAAGCAATTAAAAGTGTTAATGAAAATAAAGGAAATATGGATATAAAGGTAGTTCCTATAAAACTTTTAACTACACTTATAACAATTATTTTTGGTGGTTCCGTAGGTCTTGAAGGTCCTGCAACTCAAATAGGCGGTACTATATCCTCTTTTTTAGGCTCAAGTTTTAAAATGAATACCGCCGATAAAAGAAGGCTTGTAGTGTGTGGTATAAGCGCAGGCTTTGTATCTGTATTTAACGCACCTATTGGTGCCGGAATTTTTGCATGCGAAGTTTTATATATAGGAAAATTATCTTATATTTCTCTCTTACCTTCCTTGATATCATCCTTTACAAGCTACTATACTGGTCTATATCTTGGAAATAAACCTTTAAGTTTTCCAATCTCCTACGTTCCCAAGAATCAATTTAAAGCATTTGTAGGTGTTCTTATATTTAGCTTTATAGTTGGTATTGCTTCTATATTATTTATAAAACTAGTAGGATCCATTGATATGTTTTTTAGAAAACTTAAAATTTACCCACCACTAAAAGGAATAATTGGAGGTGCTATAATTATTGTATTAGTTACAATAACAGGTTCAACCGAGACTCTTGGAATAGGTGATAATGTCTTTACTAACGCTGTTCTTGGAACAAAAACCACTAGTACCTTATTCCTTACAAAATCATTAACAACTTCATTAACTCTAGGTTGTGGTGGAAGTGGAGGAATTTTAACACCTATGCTATTTATAGGTTCAACACTTGGAAATGCCTTTGCACAACTTATTCACTCAAATTTAGTTTTTTATTCTGCTATAGGAATGGTGGCATTTTTAGCAGCTTGTTCAAATGTTCCAATTTCATCAATTGTGATTGCTATAGAACTTTTTGGTGGCAATATTGGATTATATGCTTCTATTGCAATTGGTGTAAGCTATATAATAGTTGGACATACTAGTATCTATCCAACTCAATTTATTATGACATCTAAAACACCATCTCTTGATGTAGAAACAAATACATCTGTAAATAATTCACATAGTTTTAATGTATCTAATAAAAGCCACTCTTTTCTAAAAATCATAAATAAATTTAAACATTAA
- a CDS encoding macrolide family glycosyltransferase gives MGKILFLSSPAYGHINPTLGIINELVKDRQEVTYFSTDNFKDSIENTGAIFKAFKKPVYTFKNDGGYAPNSAMGLKLRMEYFVQLLSSAEEYIDAILEQIKGFKFDAIGYTAIFPFGNIISQILKIPSFSSFAIFASPKEMISERAINSMNKMAEQSGMSELFIDISTKLEEKYNIKMPSIINLLFNEGNLNFAYTSEYFVAHPEYYNENFRFIGPPIYNRNDVKNDFPFEKLEGKRVIYVSLGTVFSNFDKTLYEIFFEAFKDMDAIVVMTAYKTDLSEFNIPKNFIVRNYISQSKVLKYAEAAVTHGGMNSVNDLIVNNVPFVAIPLGADQPYMSSRAEKLGACISLDRNNLTAEILKNSLNEILSNSKYTQNIRRINESFENCGGYKKAAEEILKLM, from the coding sequence ATGGGAAAAATTCTTTTTTTAAGTAGTCCTGCTTATGGACATATAAATCCTACATTAGGGATTATTAACGAGTTGGTTAAAGATAGACAAGAAGTAACTTATTTTTCTACAGATAATTTTAAAGATAGTATTGAGAATACTGGTGCAATTTTTAAGGCTTTTAAAAAACCTGTATATACATTTAAAAATGATGGTGGCTATGCACCAAATTCGGCTATGGGTTTAAAGCTTAGAATGGAGTATTTTGTGCAGCTTTTAAGCTCAGCTGAAGAATATATTGATGCTATTTTGGAACAAATTAAAGGCTTTAAATTTGATGCTATAGGTTATACTGCAATTTTCCCCTTTGGAAACATTATTTCGCAGATATTAAAAATTCCTTCGTTCTCTTCTTTTGCAATATTTGCATCTCCAAAAGAAATGATATCTGAAAGAGCTATTAATTCAATGAATAAAATGGCTGAGCAGTCCGGAATGTCAGAGCTCTTTATTGATATTTCTACAAAATTGGAAGAAAAGTATAATATAAAAATGCCTTCAATAATAAACTTACTGTTTAATGAAGGAAATTTAAATTTTGCTTATACCTCTGAATATTTTGTTGCTCACCCTGAGTATTATAATGAAAACTTTAGGTTTATAGGGCCACCTATATATAATAGAAATGATGTTAAAAATGATTTTCCTTTTGAGAAGCTTGAAGGAAAGAGAGTAATATATGTCTCATTAGGTACGGTTTTTAGTAATTTTGATAAAACTCTTTATGAAATATTCTTTGAAGCATTTAAAGATATGGATGCAATAGTAGTTATGACTGCTTATAAAACAGATTTATCAGAATTTAATATTCCTAAAAACTTTATAGTGAGAAATTATATTTCACAAAGTAAAGTTTTAAAATACGCTGAGGCAGCGGTAACACATGGAGGTATGAATAGTGTAAATGACTTAATAGTTAACAATGTTCCGTTTGTTGCAATACCATTAGGTGCTGATCAACCATATATGTCATCAAGAGCAGAAAAGCTAGGTGCATGTATATCACTTGATAGAAACAATCTCACAGCCGAAATTTTGAAAAATTCCTTGAATGAAATTTTATCAAATTCTAAGTATACTCAAAATATAAGAAGAATAAATGAGTCCTTTGAAAATTGTGGTGGATATAAAAAGGCTGCAGAAGAGATATTAAAATTAATGTAA
- a CDS encoding VC0807 family protein, producing MEKKSLSNSNKAIIFNTDFVASAIIPIIIFYVFNKFNMTLQGVTLSGVWSIGIILFNFVKSHRVNALAIISGIISIIGLIGTLLSKNPTFYLISPIIQDTLISIIFFISLFLKKSLIQVIVEQSYFKNASEDTKRNSRYLRTWRILTFSWGLLALSQAVVRLILLHYLSMSSYYTIGMLYGNISTPLFIAFTIAFPKWYWHRKK from the coding sequence ATGGAAAAAAAATCATTAAGTAATTCTAATAAAGCAATTATATTTAATACAGACTTTGTTGCAAGTGCAATTATTCCAATAATAATTTTTTATGTTTTTAATAAATTCAATATGACGTTACAGGGGGTAACTTTATCTGGTGTATGGAGCATTGGTATCATATTATTCAATTTTGTAAAATCACATAGAGTAAATGCTTTAGCAATTATTTCTGGCATTATTTCTATTATTGGATTAATAGGAACGCTTCTTTCTAAAAATCCAACTTTTTATTTAATATCACCTATAATTCAAGATACTTTAATTTCTATTATATTTTTTATTTCACTATTTTTAAAGAAATCATTAATTCAAGTAATTGTTGAGCAGAGCTATTTTAAAAATGCTTCAGAAGATACTAAAAGAAACTCAAGATATTTAAGAACATGGAGAATACTTACTTTCTCATGGGGATTATTAGCTTTAAGTCAAGCTGTTGTTAGATTAATACTACTTCATTACTTATCTATGAGTTCTTATTACACTATAGGTATGCTTTATGGAAATATATCTACACCACTATTTATAGCTTTTACAATAGCTTTTCCAAAATGGTATTGGCATAGAAAAAAATAA
- a CDS encoding sensor histidine kinase, protein MNTFFSSSKDRRAAFRIVQFFIIISIFKASIQNGIHILNLIALILLCFNDLLRDFIKYPLRYVSCAISNLLLLYIAYTNTGTEIIVYAVLLSVEIILLNKEIIKSLLIINFATYYVASGILYSNNPIHIFLTGLTNYILTILVSLLFKGIIKEKVKAENLNKELNETNLKLEKYAKKIEELTIEKERTRIAQELHDSIGHSLVALNMNLEYTENIIEIKPEKAKLVVKNCYKISKECLQTLRKVVNLLKETSNKYNLNEEIHKIFDNFKNTSQYKFNLKYDNTVEKIESTIKICIFKTVREAITNGVKHGKATIFTIDIYKKDNYIHFKITNNGQGINSSDIIKSNGLIGMEQRINEFNGDIFFSSPDKTGFIVEGKIPFKILEEIPHD, encoded by the coding sequence ATGAATACATTCTTTTCTTCAAGTAAAGATAGGCGCGCTGCCTTTAGAATTGTACAATTCTTCATCATTATCTCAATATTTAAGGCTTCTATTCAAAATGGGATACATATATTAAACTTAATTGCTTTAATTTTGTTATGCTTTAATGACTTATTAAGAGATTTTATAAAATATCCCTTAAGGTATGTCTCCTGTGCTATAAGTAACTTATTATTACTTTATATTGCATATACAAACACAGGAACTGAAATTATAGTATATGCAGTTTTACTCTCTGTAGAAATAATATTATTGAATAAAGAGATCATTAAAAGTCTACTTATAATAAATTTTGCAACCTATTATGTTGCCAGTGGTATACTTTACAGCAATAATCCTATTCATATATTTCTAACCGGACTTACAAATTATATTTTAACTATACTTGTTTCTCTTTTATTTAAAGGAATTATTAAAGAAAAAGTCAAAGCTGAAAATCTAAACAAAGAACTTAATGAAACAAATTTAAAATTAGAGAAATATGCAAAAAAAATAGAAGAACTTACTATAGAAAAGGAAAGAACTAGAATAGCTCAAGAACTACACGATTCTATTGGCCATTCTTTAGTGGCTTTAAATATGAATCTAGAGTATACAGAAAATATAATTGAAATTAAACCTGAAAAGGCAAAGCTTGTAGTTAAAAATTGCTATAAAATTTCTAAAGAATGTTTACAAACTCTGAGAAAAGTAGTTAACTTACTTAAAGAAACTTCAAATAAGTATAATCTTAATGAAGAAATACATAAAATATTTGATAATTTTAAAAACACAAGCCAATATAAATTTAATCTAAAATACGATAATACAGTAGAAAAAATAGAAAGTACCATTAAAATTTGTATTTTTAAAACTGTGCGAGAAGCTATCACTAATGGTGTAAAGCACGGAAAAGCTACAATTTTTACAATTGATATTTATAAAAAAGATAACTATATACACTTTAAAATTACAAATAATGGTCAAGGAATTAATTCATCTGATATCATTAAATCAAATGGACTTATCGGTATGGAGCAAAGAATTAATGAATTTAATGGTGATATCTTTTTTAGTTCACCTGATAAAACTGGCTTTATTGTAGAAGGAAAAATTCCATTTAAAATTTTGGAGGAGATACCACATGACTAA
- a CDS encoding response regulator transcription factor has translation MTNIIIVDDQQIVREGLKMILSLNEEINVLGEASNGMELLEALKDMTPDVVLMDIRMPIMNGIEATKIVKEKYPTVKVIILTTFDEDEYIFQGLKYGADGYILKDAGSKEIINSIKSALDGSILLNPKVTEKVIQALNGVKPPKEETKKKNDAEKLISLLTPRELEVVKHIMDGKSNKTIGKDLFVTEGTVKNYVSKILDKLDLNNRTELVVFFKDLI, from the coding sequence ATGACTAATATTATTATTGTTGATGATCAACAAATTGTTCGCGAAGGTTTAAAAATGATTTTGAGCTTAAATGAAGAAATAAATGTTTTAGGAGAGGCTTCTAACGGCATGGAATTACTTGAAGCTTTGAAGGACATGACACCAGATGTAGTTCTTATGGATATACGAATGCCAATAATGAATGGAATTGAGGCAACTAAAATAGTTAAAGAAAAGTATCCCACTGTTAAAGTTATTATATTAACTACTTTTGATGAGGACGAATACATTTTTCAAGGCTTAAAATATGGTGCTGATGGATATATTCTTAAAGATGCAGGATCAAAAGAAATAATAAACTCAATAAAAAGTGCTCTTGATGGAAGTATATTATTAAATCCTAAAGTTACAGAAAAAGTAATACAAGCACTAAATGGTGTAAAACCCCCCAAAGAGGAAACTAAGAAAAAAAATGATGCTGAAAAACTTATAAGCCTACTAACCCCACGTGAACTTGAAGTTGTAAAACATATCATGGATGGAAAAAGTAATAAAACTATAGGTAAAGACTTATTTGTAACTGAAGGTACAGTAAAAAACTATGTATCTAAAATACTAGATAAGCTTGATCTAAATAATAGAACAGAACTTGTTGTATTTTTTAAAGACTTAATTTAA
- a CDS encoding IS256 family transposase — translation MNEGKRNIISALIDEYDIQSAEDIQEALKDLLGGTIQSMLEGEMDEHLGYEPYERAETTNSRNGKKQKRIRSKYGEMNIDVPQDRESSFEPKIVQKHQKDISGIEEKIISMYAKGLSTRQISEQIEDIYGFEVSEGMVSNITNKLLPEIEAWQHRPLSTVYPIVFIDAVHFSVRENNVIRKLAAYIILGINNEGRKEVLSINIGENESSKYWLSALNELKNRGVQDILILCADGLTGIKESISVAFPNTEYQRCIVHQVRNTLKYVADKDKKEFAKDLKTIYHAPSEEIAYKQLEEITEKWEKHYPNSMKSWKSNWDAISPIFKFSADVRKVIYTTNAIESLNSTYRRLNRQRTVFPSDTSLLKALYLATFEATKKWRLPLRNWGKVYGELSIMYEGRLTE, via the coding sequence ATGAATGAAGGAAAAAGAAATATTATATCAGCTCTTATAGACGAGTATGATATTCAGTCAGCTGAGGATATTCAGGAAGCTTTAAAAGATCTATTAGGTGGAACTATTCAATCTATGCTTGAAGGTGAAATGGACGAGCATTTAGGCTATGAACCATATGAACGAGCCGAAACTACAAACTCAAGAAATGGGAAAAAACAAAAAAGAATTCGAAGCAAATATGGTGAGATGAATATAGATGTACCACAGGATAGAGAAAGTTCTTTTGAACCTAAAATAGTACAAAAACACCAGAAAGATATTTCTGGTATAGAAGAAAAAATTATTTCTATGTATGCTAAAGGATTAAGTACCAGACAAATTTCAGAACAAATTGAAGATATATATGGGTTTGAAGTTAGTGAAGGAATGGTTTCAAATATAACCAATAAACTTCTTCCTGAAATAGAAGCATGGCAACATAGACCTTTATCTACAGTATATCCAATTGTTTTCATTGATGCAGTTCATTTTTCCGTAAGGGAAAATAACGTTATACGTAAGCTTGCAGCTTACATTATTCTTGGTATAAATAATGAAGGCAGAAAGGAAGTACTTTCTATAAATATTGGAGAAAATGAAAGCAGTAAATATTGGCTTAGTGCTCTCAATGAATTAAAAAATAGGGGTGTTCAAGATATCCTTATCCTTTGTGCAGACGGTCTTACAGGGATAAAGGAATCTATATCAGTAGCTTTTCCAAATACTGAATATCAACGTTGTATAGTTCATCAAGTAAGAAATACATTAAAGTATGTTGCTGATAAAGATAAAAAAGAATTTGCAAAAGATTTAAAAACTATATATCATGCACCTTCTGAGGAAATTGCATATAAGCAATTAGAAGAAATCACTGAAAAATGGGAAAAACATTATCCTAACTCAATGAAAAGCTGGAAATCAAATTGGGATGCTATTAGCCCTATTTTTAAGTTCTCTGCTGATGTAAGAAAAGTTATTTATACTACAAATGCAATCGAAAGTCTCAACAGCACATACCGTAGATTAAATAGACAAAGAACTGTATTTCCAAGCGATACATCACTTTTAAAAGCTTTATACCTTGCTACTTTTGAAGCTACAAAAAAATGGCGTTTGCCACTAAGAAATTGGGGTAAAGTGTACGGTGAATTATCTATTATGTATGAAGGACGACTTACTGAATAA
- a CDS encoding YdcF family protein — protein sequence MKRIGQKTCGNIYIILGTLEILYFIACRLTFAMYVNFMAFFIVLGFICIAVGIFYKKYEIKDGSVLRKIDNIIKAIVCIFCVIFVLTEAVLIYNGKADYNGKVDYIIVLGAGLNGKQMLGTQYERVTKAMEYVKENPDVKIVVSGGRGHNESISEAEAMKEYFLKKGVLSQNIIMEDKSTNTFENLRNSKRIIDKISNEKDIKVGVVTSSYHITRAKLLGKRVGLKLYGISAPINKLLLIQSYTREFFAFYKSLILDRG from the coding sequence ATGAAAAGAATTGGACAAAAAACTTGTGGAAATATATATATAATATTAGGAACACTAGAAATATTATATTTCATAGCTTGTAGACTCACATTTGCAATGTATGTGAATTTTATGGCTTTTTTTATAGTATTAGGTTTTATATGTATAGCGGTAGGTATTTTTTATAAAAAGTATGAAATTAAAGATGGAAGTGTTTTGAGAAAAATAGATAACATTATTAAAGCCATAGTATGCATCTTTTGCGTTATATTTGTTTTAACAGAAGCTGTACTTATTTATAATGGTAAAGCTGACTATAATGGTAAAGTAGACTATATAATAGTTTTAGGTGCAGGATTAAATGGCAAGCAAATGCTTGGAACTCAATATGAGAGAGTAACAAAAGCAATGGAATATGTTAAGGAAAATCCTGATGTTAAGATTGTGGTTTCTGGTGGTAGAGGGCATAATGAGAGTATAAGTGAAGCAGAAGCAATGAAAGAATATTTCTTAAAAAAGGGAGTTTTAAGTCAGAATATAATAATGGAGGATAAGTCCACAAATACCTTTGAAAATTTAAGAAATTCTAAAAGAATCATAGATAAAATTTCTAATGAAAAGGATATAAAGGTTGGAGTAGTAACTAGTAGTTATCATATAACGCGAGCCAAGCTTTTAGGAAAAAGAGTTGGTTTAAAGCTTTATGGAATATCTGCACCAATAAATAAGTTATTACTTATTCAATCATATACTAGAGAATTTTTTGCTTTCTATAAATCTTTGATTTTAGATAGAGGATAA
- a CDS encoding metal-binding protein, whose amino-acid sequence MVINEIMKYVESEYSIIKNTPCEVCGGSYEASEEGIGFIDDEPYDICECSCRKCGHERVFQFAAPFLVDRPIKILKKTLN is encoded by the coding sequence ATGGTAATAAATGAAATAATGAAATACGTTGAAAGTGAGTACTCTATAATCAAAAACACTCCTTGTGAAGTTTGCGGAGGCAGCTATGAAGCCTCTGAAGAAGGAATAGGTTTTATAGATGATGAGCCTTATGATATATGTGAATGTTCTTGCAGAAAATGTGGACATGAAAGGGTTTTTCAATTTGCAGCACCTTTTTTAGTTGATCGTCCAATTAAAATACTAAAAAAGACTTTAAACTAA